The Bacteroidia bacterium genome includes a region encoding these proteins:
- a CDS encoding ribonuclease HII — protein sequence YRDDYMKELHEKFPNYNWISNKGYPTAEHAEAIAKYGFTPYHRKSFHLKSSQLKLF from the coding sequence TACAGAGATGATTATATGAAAGAGTTGCATGAAAAATTTCCTAATTATAATTGGATTTCAAATAAAGGCTATCCAACTGCAGAACATGCTGAAGCGATTGCAAAATATGGCTTTACGCCGTACCATCGAAAAAGTTTTCATTTAAAGTCGAGCCAGCTAAAACTCTTTTAA